The nucleotide window cttaatttttttactttttgcagaatgttttacatggcgaagaacagctgatgctgttgttacaTGAGTTAATAAGAGCttcagcttgttttatatttacagtcgactttaacgtcaaaaatatactttaacttgtctatggtagacctaaagtccactcttaagtaaagacgactttatttctattaaaatatactttatttctgactatgattatgggcctttgatttaataataaaagtatTAAAGTGTAATATTAAAGTACATATTAATTATGAATTCAAAAgataaaactaatgaaattcttaaaaagCGAAAtgcaatttctttaaaaactaaattataagGCGTAACGACATGTCGTCGACTGTCGCGACAGTGGAGAAGAATCGTCTATCGCTATTTTATTGTGGATTAAAGATTTGagcgaaaaatatatttctgaaTTAAGGAATTAACATATAATTCTGTACAAGATGAAGATAAGGCTGATTTTAGTTTCGCAGCCagtagaacaaatttaaaaaagagcacAAAAGTTGTCGGAGAATCACCAAGTGCAGACAACGGAACAGCtcaaagttttccaaaaaagtcgaagtacatatacatataattggAGATACACTTGGGTAACTTCTAATTATGTTTGTCcagcaataataaaaatagtgtGAAAAAAAGTTTGTCACATAAAGCACTATTAATTGACAATGCTCCTGGtcacattaaaaatttaaataacatgaGCGATAATATCAAAGTCGTATTTCTACCTTCAAATACTACTTTGATCATTCAACCAATGGACTAAGGTGTCATTGCTGCtttcaaaaactattatttaagCCGAAGTGTTAACAATCTAATTGATGAATTAGACAAAAAATCGAATGAAAATAACGatgttataaagaatttttggaagaaatatgaTATCATTCAAGTAGTggacaatataaaacaaatgtgGGTCGACTATACAAAATGCGTGAAATATTATCTGGCCTGAATGTGCCGCTGAAATCGAAAAcgatgaaaattttaatgatataAATGAGGGGATTGTGAATTTTTCTGAAGTTTTAAGTTACACTCTGAGTTATTTACACGCATAAACCAGTCAAATcagcaaaaaaaacattacaacAATTCGATTAACGTCGTTTCGATTTACGTCGCCTTTTTACGGAACCAATTACGACGTTAATCGAGGCATtactgtacatatttatttggaacaatttgaaacaaatttcagaattttttgatcatcacattgggatttatttagaacataatagggaaaaAAAGTATGATACttcctacagtttttccgtacctgcgatttaaatttggcgattttcgagaaaaactaattttttggccatattttggcgaatgagccgaatttccttactgttatgatttttaagtaaaagctattcagaatattatagtccaggtaattttaaaaatagtctgaaagttttactaaaatcggaaaactttaacccttaaattaTGAAGGTCAAAtgccatttttttcaatatttggaatttctcatggaaagatagcgaaatgttatatatttttgggccaatTTTGATGacacttaagaaaaatataacaaaaagactagtatttacaaaaacagcagacaaattaaaattaacccttaatagcactttgggttcaaatgaccccaaacttctaaaaccataaagaagttgtcaatttcaatagtgctgatcaaAAATTGCTTTATCAATAAAGGCTTTTCTCAAAagaattttctgtttttaaaaaattagaaatattcACTTATGATTTCGGTGAAGTTGTTGTTCTAACAACTAAAGCTATATAATGCGGGGGTTCTGCATCGAAGTCTAGGCTACTTCTACTCGATTTgtccataaatccattggacGAGGTGAAGTAGGTTTGGCTGGGCAGTTGAATATATGGACGGCATGGTCTATGCGGGATTAGCAGGCATTAAACATATTACTCCATTCCGACGTATACAAGTTCCGATTCAATGGATCTTGCACatatcatattgttacgttttaaccttttcaaaacgttagtttatttcctttaaataaaccggatacttttgattgcaaataaaagccgtttagtagtttgaaaattgtaacaactctttatttatttaaaatgtacaacaacagaattaaatagtcactcaatgttttttttatacacgtttataaattctcagaaattttataatgtatatgaattcacttgaaaaatacagcacactttaaggcactcagttgatgtttattcaaatagcgtttATCAAAAATtggccgcaatgcaccaattattggtctattttatacgtcaatcgtgtgatttcacaacttattggctcatatgtcaaaccacaactatattgtgcttatttggcccaatcaaatgcaaccctggtacggcaatcatgtgaatgcttgagaggcaacatgcaccaataaaaaagttaaaaatacaccaatatttattgtgttctagtgcggcaatcaaagaagacaattagcgccaatattaatttttgtaaatgaaatattgtttttgtgagccactctctgacccacatacatcttttaacatttctttattaatttttttatatgataattaaggccgacgcaattttctttttttatttaacaaatatttttttcaaaaatagattgtttttacatttatgtaaacaaaacaaaatttaaaatctagcacaacagctgtttttctgagttgccgtaaactagaacaatcgtgtgactgaaatgcgacaattattgccactaaatcgctttgcgccaatttacgacaatcaaatttatataaaatgaagcaatcatgtgactgcagagaatttgattggtacaatttctttattgggccccaattcagcacaataaaaattgtattaaattggttcattgcggcaatcgtgtgatcctaccttaacgactgcaacctctgccactatttataacactgccatctgcactctagatttttctttaactgtcaaaattcgaatattctagatcttactaatacaaaCGCCATCtttggtgtactttctacaatgttctttaactgaatattcgaattcgaatacagcgttgccaacttaggatcaaatcaactgaaagcttttatttaataatgcccacagatatgttacagtttgctattacagcactgttatttgaatgcattatgctacttttaaatcagcccttaaaatcgttatatttgaattcaagcataatttcgtaacaatatgttctcCTCGTATACTCGATGACATCTAAGAAGGAACTATTTTGTTaacatgacgttgtgttccATTACTGGGAAAACCTTCGTTCCTAGTACAGGTGGTGTTCCAAGGTTATCTGCACGCAGACTGTGATAGTCCTTAATGTAGTTTTGAATAATTTTCCGCAGTATATTACTCAACGAAGGATACTACTCTAGAGCAGCGTAATTGACCACTAACCGACCAATCGTCTTATACTCCAATCATCTTGGACTCCATCGGATACGGCGCCAAGAATGAGCTTTACCTCCTTCGTCCATGTGGTCAAGTGTGTTGCCTAAGACTTCGTTGCTGATAGTACGCGCAGTGAAGTAGTATATTTCTCCGAGATAAACATTCACCAACTCTACGAACGAGTGACGGCCACTTGGGCATTGTAGACTGCAAGACATCCTGGATCAATGCTATTTTTGGATTCAAGAAATTAAACTGGAATACTTTTGGAACCTGTCCATTCATTCTTCAAACGAGTACTGTATCGCATTTCTATAACTTATCTCACAAGTTTTcgaatagaaacaaattttaaaacagtCATTCAAACTGAACACATTTAAAGTACAGACAAAGTAAAcgacaaatacaaatatttcgaaTGACAAATTTTGACATAGAAGTTCGATGACCGCAATTTTAATTTACTCGATCCTGGTAGTGTAGATTTGAAACTCAGACCGTATGGATAGAGACATccctttaataatttaaaaagtctTGTATTTAACGAGTAGTTTATAAATATTGAATGACAAattttttcacatacatataataCAGATACGAGGTAATGGTAATGATAATCCATCAGATCATATGACCTTTGAAGGCTTAGCTTCGTTGCTGAATTATTTTCGCAGTCGGCCGAACTGTAGACCAAGACTTGCCAACTCCTGAACAAAAGTTAAAGTTCTTCAAATGTTTCAGCCATTTGTTTTGCTAGTCCTCATTTACCAATCTGTTGTTATGGAAGATACTTGGGTCGTCAGAGTTTGTACAACGATTGTCATCACGCTGGTAAGTGTGGCCGCACAACGGATATTAAACCAGCGAGAAGAAGCGAACAGCTGCTACGGTACTTCCTCTCTTCTTCGTGTACATTGGAGTGGATCGGGGCATCATCATTTTATTCGACAATCTGTTCCGTCGTAACGGTAAGCTGTGGGACAGTTGGCAACTTTCTGACTGCAAAACCTTGAACCTAAAGATATTGGTATGTAGTCATCAAGTCTTGGTAAAGAGGTCTATACTGCACGTTTTGTGTATGATATGCTACTGTCCATGCTGGAATTACTCGTAAAACTTAGTCAACTGGACCGCAGCGACAACGATAACGCCGATAATTTACGTTGCTATGTCCACAACAATTCTTTAATTGaaagaatttttgtcaaacCGCATACACTGCGGAACAGTAAAATGAGGAGCAGCATTGCAGGAAGAAGCAGCttcgaaattcaaaatttcccGATTGTTGTTCTCTTCTTAGATCCAtaattattattcaaaataataataagaaaagtCTTAAATTctctaatttataattttatcaaaTACTTTATCCAACAGGCTTAGAATGCGAAGGGATTGGgattactttaaaaaaagtaatcggACATATTCTAAAGGATAATGCTATTAATGTCATCTAACtggcattttttttataaaaatatatacaatttaacTGCAAAGTGTTACATTTTTGTGGACGTCTTGATAAAACGTTGACATAACTACATACACAAATTTGTTCATCTGTATGCGCAAATCTTATCgatattcataattttctttgtattttgtttttttttaatgaatatgaaaaaaaatttttgacaacCTTGCCACAAagtatatttgtctctttcgctcgaaacaatctcaactggtttggttttgtgcttatttatatatgtagttgtttgttttaacgcactgtctgtattaaaccgcaaatttgttttctctttatatcgaaacaatttcaaaaaaagctgattttagtgtttttgaactgtcaaatttgacacctctgtatactttgtgaccTTGTTTGAAAACAAGATTCAAATTCATGTGGGAATATGAAATTATTCACTGATTGAACACGGGGATAATTAAATCAGTTGCATGGTTGTAAAAAGAGTTTTGTAAAGAGTTTTTGACAACATTAATCGTACGATTGAGAAACGAGATACTCACAGTGTTGGCAATATTGGTAATCAGCTGTTGAAGTTTGATTATCTGTTCGTTTCGTTGACGTTGTCAAATCTGAAATGCAATAGCACTTTAGACCATTTACTTCCAAGGCAAGATTTTAACGTGCATTTTGATTAATGATTTACTAAAAATTGcaagaaaatcttaaaatgaaattacttttGATTTTCTTTGTCGCCTATAATCTGTCCTCCGCCGTTGTGCATGGATGGGATACAGAGGAGTTAGAAATTTTCGATTTGGTAGAAGAAATCAATAAAAACTTTTACGAATTTATGGGAATATCACAAGTaagtaaatatatacatatacatttaaTTGTCTTAATTTTAcaaacacttttttttcaaaatttttaagaacgCCACCAATAATGAAATCAAAAGGGCGTTTCGTGGTTTATCCATACAATTGCATCCGGACAAAAATCCATCAGAAGACGCCAATATTCAATTTCGAAACTTGGTATCAATTTACGAAGTACTAAAGGATACGTCAAAGCGGGAAAAATATGATAAGGTATTGCGAGATGGCATGCCAAATTGGAAATCGGCTTTGTACTATTACCGCCGTATGCGTAAGATTGGTTTATACGAGGGAGCCGGCATTTTATTCTTGATTATTACCGTTGGCCAGTATCTGTTTGCTTGGGCGGCGTATTTGGAGAAAAAGTATACGGCTGAACAAGTTTTtggttcaaaattaaaaaagttacaaaagaaaaataaaaatattgatatggAGACGATTCTAAACGAAATTCCATCGCCTTCATTAATGGTAAAATGTATACGTACGattttttcattcataataATTAACAGGCTTGAAACTTTCTCAATATTGTTTATATAGAATACATTGCCCATACAAATACCACTGTTCATTTGGAATCTACCATCAACAATTAAGGAAGGCTTCAATAAAGCTAATGAGTTAAAAGAAATGGCACTGGAGAAGCGTAGGCAGTAAGTAGATAATTTCTAGTGTTTaatcttgaaaattttaatcaaatcatttatatattaatataattttaatattgtagAGAATTGGAAGAAGTAAAACGTCAAGAAGAATTGGAAAAGGAATACGAAGAGCAGGTAAGATTgcgtaaagaaaaaaaagaaaacttacgCAAACGAAAACAGAATACAAAAGCGCCTGAAAAAACTGAGGAAGAATTGAAAGGATACTCGAAAATACAGGCCCGTGAAATAACGGAAGATGACGCTATAAAACCTGTAACGCAAAAGGTAAATTaatcatttcataaaaatgttcgttacgttttgttgtaaaataaatatttctcttcCAGACCTCGTTAAGCGGTGGCTTTTGGACGGACGAAGATTTGCTTGAACTTATacgtttagttaaaaaatatccagCTGGCTTAGGCAATCGTTGGGTATCAATTGCTGAAAACATGAATCGTACGGTACACGAAGTTACATTTATGGCggcaaaaatgaaagaaaatggtTTTCGTATACCCGGCCAAACGGACAGTGTCGCCGAAAATATCGTACAGGAAACTCAAGATATTGTAAAGAAAGAAAAAGCTAAGAAGGAAAAGAACATCGTTATACCAGAAACGAACTGGAGTCAGGAACAACAAAAAGCTCTTGAAGCAGCTATtgttaaatatagaaaaactgcAGGCAGTGACAGGTGGCAAAAGATTGCGAACTGTGTTCCTGATAAATCAAAAGAGGAGTGTTTGATTCGGTACAAATATCTCTGTGAACTGGTCAAATCTCAGAAAAAATCCGAAGATTCCGAAGCGAATTCAGAACAGCCTATAAATGTCAAAACTGCCCAAGACACAGAACAGGATATAGAGACTGTTCGAACTCAAGAGTGTATGCCTGTGACGGCTGAAGATTTGGCAGATGATTTATCGGAAAAAGGTGGAAAGAAACGCAACAAACGCAAAGAAAGAAGAAGGAGACGAGACTTCTCTACAGACGAAGATTCTGATGATGCATACACGTAGGATGTTAATTAAATGTGtaactaaactaaatttgcgTGCTAATTAAGACAAGGGATATtatcataaaatgttttaatatacatacatatgtatcattCATTCCATGAaagatttatacaaaatataatttttttgaccTAATTAGGATAATGTTaggatttatttatatttggcaCAATTATTCCATTGAGCCATTTTCATTcacgattttaatttttgaaaaatctacaGTGTGTGTTACTTAAGGTATTTCTTCTGTATTGTGCTGAGCCAGTGCTAAAAACCCAACAAACAAGTCTTGTAAATATTCCAGACCTAACCGCATTTTTTCAATGTCTGGTTATTTTCtatcgtgacgatatactgacagttctcatacaaaaatatatacgaaTAACGATAACCatagattgagaaaatggggccTAAAGTAGCAATCATTCTTCGTAGTAGCTGAATCATTGTTCGCAACTTATTTGCAATAGtagaaatattcaataattttttcatacgaagcaatatatttcaaactttctatttttcttttgtcTTTTTATAAGTTGCATGCTGTAAGAAATATTGTTTGTGTGACATTCTGTCCAATAGTCCTAGGCAAGCAGAAATTTGTGGACAACCACAATTTTCTTCCGTTCTATGTATTCTGTGGCAGcagtttcatatattttaaatgtatcaattttgataaatttgcaAGCTTTGCAATTTAGTTTACTACGAAGCGTG belongs to Calliphora vicina chromosome 4, idCalVici1.1, whole genome shotgun sequence and includes:
- the LOC135956228 gene encoding uncharacterized protein F54F2.9, which codes for MKLLLIFFVAYNLSSAVVHGWDTEELEIFDLVEEINKNFYEFMGISQNATNNEIKRAFRGLSIQLHPDKNPSEDANIQFRNLVSIYEVLKDTSKREKYDKVLRDGMPNWKSALYYYRRMRKIGLYEGAGILFLIITVGQYLFAWAAYLEKKYTAEQVFGSKLKKLQKKNKNIDMETILNEIPSPSLMNTLPIQIPLFIWNLPSTIKEGFNKANELKEMALEKRRQELEEVKRQEELEKEYEEQVRLRKEKKENLRKRKQNTKAPEKTEEELKGYSKIQAREITEDDAIKPVTQKTSLSGGFWTDEDLLELIRLVKKYPAGLGNRWVSIAENMNRTVHEVTFMAAKMKENGFRIPGQTDSVAENIVQETQDIVKKEKAKKEKNIVIPETNWSQEQQKALEAAIVKYRKTAGSDRWQKIANCVPDKSKEECLIRYKYLCELVKSQKKSEDSEANSEQPINVKTAQDTEQDIETVRTQECMPVTAEDLADDLSEKGGKKRNKRKERRRRRDFSTDEDSDDAYT